The sequence AGACGTGGTTCTCGTGCGTTCAGACCCACGCGATGTTCCGGCGATCATCGCACTCAGTCGTGCCACCTACCGCAAGATGATCCAGAACTTGTGGTGGGCGGCTGGTTACAACATCGTCGCGATTCCTCTGGCGGCCGGCGTGCTGGTGCCTTGGGGCATCGTGCTGGCGCCGGCGCTGGGTGCCGTCTTGATGTCGGTCAGCACGATCATCGTGGCGATCAACGCGCAACTGCTGCGCCGCGCACCGCTGGATCGTCTGCGGCGATAGCGCGCTGCGCGGGACCGGGCTTCGGCATGCCCGCAACCGATCCAGCGACCGCGCCGACAACAGTCTCGGCGACTGCGCCATGGTCGACGGCAACCTCGCCAACGGCCAGGACCTCGACGGCGCCGCCGGCGAGGGAACGGACGTGGTGCTGTACTACCGCGCCGGCGTCCGCGACCGCACCAACGAAGGCGCCGGCACCCAGGACTCGATGGTCTGCAAGAAGGTCGGCCCGCTGTTCACCCCGATCGGCAACTGGGCCAGCGTGCTGTTTGCGGACGGGTTCGAGTAACCCACCCTCGCGGCACTTCCTCGGCGATCCTTCCCGAGGAATCTGCTTGCCGCGCAAGCCTCCTGGCCGCGAGCTTTCCGCCGAGAAGCCTCCAACATCCCCGAGCCGCAGACCAAGCCGCAGTCGCGCACTTCTCCTCTCTCCCCTCGCGGGAGAGAGGCCGGGAGAGAGGGGCGCCTCGTGACAGCGCTCCGCGTCGCCGCGGGCACACCGCTGGTTGCAACCACGTCGTCCCCACGCTCGATGATTCGTCGGATATTCCGGTTTCGGCATGCAGCCACCCGCACCCGGAAAGCGCGGGTCTGAGCGGCGGGCCAGGCGGGCAGAGCGGGCGGCCACGGGGGGCCGCCCTACGTGGGTGGGGCGGCTCCCGGAGGTGATCGCGGCCGGGCGCGGTTCCCGCAGGGGCGCTTGGGTTCAGGGCGCGGCGGTGGGGTTGAGGTCGAGCTTGCGGTAGCCGATGCGCGCATCGCCGAAGTGGGCGGGGACGGCGACGCGGTTGCGGGCGGTGGCGATGGGGTGGAGGTCGGGGGCCGCGCCTGCGGACTGGGCGAGTGCGTAGGCTTCGGCAGCGACGCCTTCGGGCCAGTCGATCTCGAAGCGCACCGGGGCGCCGGTGGGATAGACGAACACGCTGCGCCAGGCGCCCGTCTGCGCGCGCTGGCGGCGGATCGGTGCGGCGAAGGCGACGCCATCGACGCGCACGGCCGCGAGCGGCACCGCAGCGGGCAGGATCAGCGCGACCAGGGCTTCGGGTTCCGGGGGCGTGAGTTCGATCCGTCGTGCGCCGGTCGCATCGGTGGAGAGTGCGGCCGTTGGCGGCGCCAGTCCTTCGCCTTGCAGCGCGACCGTGGGAACCTCGGCGTCTACCCACGGCAGCACGCGCTGGGCTGCGGGCGGTTTCGGCAAGGCGGACAGCCAGGTCGCGTCCTCGCCGGCCGCGAGTCCGGACAGATGCAGCACGCGGCCCTCGGGTCCGGCGATGTCGCGCAGCACCAGCGTCGCGCGCGTGTCGGCATCAAAGGGCGGCCGAAGCGCGGCGACGCCCACCGCTCCGAGCGCCAGCACCCAGGCGCCGAGCAGCAGGCGCGCGCGCCAGGGCGACAGCGCCGGCAAGGTGGCGCCAAGCGGCAGCATCACTGCGGCTACCAACACGCCGAGCCCGACCAGCGCGGTGGGTCCCAGACTGTCGTGGAGCTGCAGCAGCGACGCCGCCTGCGTCGCCAGCAGCGAAGCCGCCAGCACGGCGGCGATCAGCATGCAGCGCGCGGGCGCGAGCGCGGCGAAGGGCGCCACCGCCAGCAGCGGCACCAGCGCGAGGTAGGCCCCGCCCGGCAGCATCCAGATCAACGCGACTGCCGCGAACCAGAGCAGCAGCAACAGCGCCGCGAGCCAGGCCGCGACGCCGGTCCAGGCGATCGCGCGCGCTGCCACGCTCAGCGCTACCGCGAGGCCGATCGCGGCGGCGGCGAATTGCAGCGCGTGCGCATTTGCGGTCCATGGCATCGGCACCGCGCCGAGTCCCTGCCAGGCACCGAGCGCGCCCGCGGCCAAGGCTCCCGCGAGCAGCGGCGCGGCCAGTGCCAGGCCACCCGCAAGTGCCACCGCACGCACGCGGATCGTGCCGCTGCGATACGCGCGCATCAGGAACACCGCGAGCCCGAGCGTGCCCAGCGCGAGCAGCAGCAGGTTCGCGCGCGCCGACCAGTGCCAGACGCGACCGGCCCAGTCGAAATACACGCGGTCGGCATCCGCGACGACCGTGGTGCCCGGTGTGGCCAGTGCGCGCGCTGCGGCCAGTGCGCCGTCGCCCAGATGCTGCAGGCTGCCGGAGTCCAGATGTGCCAGGTCATCGAGCGGCGTGTGATAGCGCGCGCCGCCACCGATGAAGGCAAAGTTCGCGCCGGCGAGCCCCTCGCGCTTGTACACCGAGAAGTCGGTGTTGTTCGGCATGCGCTGGTAGATCTCGTAAGCCAGCGAGCTCAACGCTGGGTCGGGCAGTGCCGGCGCCAGCGCCGCGATCAGTGCCGCGTTGCCGGGCTGCGTCTCGAACAGGTTGGCGCGACCGCGGGTGCCGCGTGCCTCGAGGTTGAGCACCGCGCCGACGCGTGCGAACTCGGGTTCCTGCACGAAGGCCTCGGCGCCGAGCAGCCCCGCTTCCTCGCCATCGGCGACCAGGATCAGGATCTCGCGACGTGGACCTGCATCGGCCTGGAGCGCGCGCGCGATCTCGACCAGGGCCGCGGTGCCGGCACCGGCATCACCGGCACCGGGCCCGGCACCGACCGAGTCGTAGTGCGAGGTCAGCAGCAGTGCCGCCTCGTCGCCCGCACCCGGCAAGCGCACCAGCAGATTCTCGACGCGGCCGCAGACGCCGTAGTCGGCACAGACGAAGCGCGGGCGCCGCTCCGCGCTCAGCCCGATGTCCGCGAAGGCCGCGACCACGCGATCGGCCACCGCCGCGTTCGCCGCCGTCCCGAGCCGATGCGGCCGTTCGTCGCCGAGCAGCTCGACCAGCACCGCGCGCGCCCGCATTGCAGAAAACACCGCAGGATCAGCGGTGGCGGGCAGTGGCTCTGGAACCCGCTGTCCCCAGATGGCCGCAAGCAGCACCAGCCCCCACCACAGCCAGGTCAGCAGCGCACCCAGCCGCTCCCTGCGCATCGCATCCATCCGCCGCACCGTGTCGTTGCTCGAACGCGAAGCGTAGCTTGGCATCGCACCCTTGCGGGCGCTCCGATATCAGAAATCCATGCCGCCCCGGCTATTGCCCCGAGAGCAGCGAGAGTGCGTCGCGGATCAGGCGTTCCTGCGCGCGCGTGGTGTCGTCGAAAGCCCGCGTAGGGGTGTCCGTGAAAGCAGGGCGGATCCTCGGGGCGCAACCCGGCGTAACGACTGGTGAGCAGCCGGAACACGATGTCGCCCCGCTCCGGCGAGGCCAGCACGAGCAGGTACTTGGGCATCCGCTCACCCGTCCCGGCGTCGAC comes from Lysobacterales bacterium and encodes:
- a CDS encoding M28 family peptidase, giving the protein MPSYASRSSNDTVRRMDAMRRERLGALLTWLWWGLVLLAAIWGQRVPEPLPATADPAVFSAMRARAVLVELLGDERPHRLGTAANAAVADRVVAAFADIGLSAERRPRFVCADYGVCGRVENLLVRLPGAGDEAALLLTSHYDSVGAGPGAGDAGAGTAALVEIARALQADAGPRREILILVADGEEAGLLGAEAFVQEPEFARVGAVLNLEARGTRGRANLFETQPGNAALIAALAPALPDPALSSLAYEIYQRMPNNTDFSVYKREGLAGANFAFIGGGARYHTPLDDLAHLDSGSLQHLGDGALAAARALATPGTTVVADADRVYFDWAGRVWHWSARANLLLLALGTLGLAVFLMRAYRSGTIRVRAVALAGGLALAAPLLAGALAAGALGAWQGLGAVPMPWTANAHALQFAAAAIGLAVALSVAARAIAWTGVAAWLAALLLLLWFAAVALIWMLPGGAYLALVPLLAVAPFAALAPARCMLIAAVLAASLLATQAASLLQLHDSLGPTALVGLGVLVAAVMLPLGATLPALSPWRARLLLGAWVLALGAVGVAALRPPFDADTRATLVLRDIAGPEGRVLHLSGLAAGEDATWLSALPKPPAAQRVLPWVDAEVPTVALQGEGLAPPTAALSTDATGARRIELTPPEPEALVALILPAAVPLAAVRVDGVAFAAPIRRQRAQTGAWRSVFVYPTGAPVRFEIDWPEGVAAEAYALAQSAGAAPDLHPIATARNRVAVPAHFGDARIGYRKLDLNPTAAP